The genomic region ttcaaaattatcgaatatttcccgatagattcgttgcaaacaaatgaaggagtcaagtttttcaggctaaaaaatcacgagtgcgaagcacgagtgatttttcctgaaaaacttgacgacttcatttgtatgcagggaacctagagggaaatattctataattttgaaactcgagtggtattcaggggattatttttcctatccaaatttcggccaagagaattgtgccatgacatgaaaagaggtttatttggttaagtgtcgtttgtttaccaaaatattcaaaaaattatcgctgatattcgaggtaggctatacaaaatatcaacaaatggtgcaattctattggctgaaatttgggtgggaaaaataatcataaatatttaatcctCAATTTTGGGAAAGGCGATGGAATAACTattccataaataattatttctaaaattcattatttttcttaccTTGCTATATCAACTAGTCCACCGTTCAAACAGGTACGTTGGACACAGTCCTTGTCTGTCCAAATATCACCAGGTTTGCAGTTGGGATCGGCTAatggtcaataaaaaaaacccaattgaaaattcggtgtaaatattgaaaatcacATTTTCTTAACTGCAAAGAAACACTCACAACCAACAGCAGTGGCACCGGATACTCCATCAGTGAAGAAGCAAATGGCAGCAACAACGCAAACAACAAATACAACCTTCatgttgatgatttttccgGTCGTTCTGGCtcggagaatatttttcaattgatgattTGATGTGAAAAAACAGTTTTCATCAACTTATATACTCGATCCACCTCCACTACCCTTTCACCAGGCTCTTCGTTAACTGACCTTGCTATCTTCACGTGATAAGTCGCGTCATGGAGATTTGGAATAGACCAGCCTAGCCCCGTGTAAAcatcttttttattgaatttattttcttcactaATATGGAAAATTTCTAATGACTTTGTAATGGTGGAAGAATTATCGATGAATTCCATTAATTGAGTAAGCAACTGGAATTCATATACTCGTAACAATTGGCTCAttccaacaattttatttgttttccaaTCAGTAGTGAAGTGAGGAAACTGCGATAAGTCAATTTTGACTTAAACTAACTTGATTAAACTTAACTTGACTTCATTTGACCTGACCCTTAATTATTTCTAGCAAATACCTCAGAAATCAGGGACGATAATAAAAGTATTATCACTTTCTTTGTAAAGTTCTTCAACAAATGCAATTATAGAACTCTGCTACCACTCTTAGACTCGAAAATCTTGCTCAAAAACACGACCGAGGTTAGGCAGATCTCCATTGGCCACTCAGCTACTAAAATGCagttaaaaatcattgaattataAGAGAGaaacaatattaattaattcaattcaaagtatagattaaattatttgatttgtgTTTCATTTAGCCATTTTATCTCCATTGTCATTGATTTGTTCCCAAACcatatttttctcctcatgTGTTCCAGGGACCGGTGTTTTTATAGAAGAAACTCCTTACTTCTGTGAACAATTAACACATAACCCAAAAGATCATTTTGGCTCATagaaaactaaaaataattcccaaattaattcattggaaAACACTTCATCCACATTGTATGTTTTATCAGTATCGTAAAGTCTAATGGTAGATTTACATAAGAATGAATAAAGTGATTTATAACGACTCTCCAATCGTGTCTTGAagttgtttttaatttatgggTATATAAGCTCAACAGGTTTAGAGAATTGAGTAATCTTCACGCAAAATAAATTGTCATGCATTTAATTAACCAagtgaatttaatgaattcatgTATTTCATTTTGTGTAAAAAAGAAATCTATTAGAATGATTAAATTTAAGACACCGGTTACACTGAAAGATATTTTATGGAAGAAATacataattttatcaattccaGAAACATCTTGAGTAATTAAATTGACGGAGCAAATTAAATCATTTGATCGGTCTTCCTCATGTTTTAAAATCCATTCAcgttgttgataaaaaataatttaatgacatTTCAATATTCCTCCTAACATAATGCCACGATGAAAGATAATTTTATCATATTGAATTTCTTTATCAGTATCGTATAGTCTGATGATGGATTTACATAAGAATAGACAAAGCGATTTATAACGACTCTTTACTCATTTCTTGAAGACGTTTTTCATTTATTGGGACGGATGCTCAACAGGTTTTCATGATTTCGTAATACTCACATGAGGCAAATTATCGATGAAGTCAATTGTACAAGTGAATTTATTATATCAACgctatttcttttattcaacTAAAAGGAATTGTTGTTTCAACTAgaaggaaaatattcattaaccAAACTACCATCTCAAGTAAAATCTCGAGAATAGCTTACAGTTAAATTAACATTCATTTTTGCCAAATCGTTCGAACTTCCCGCAATCGccatttttcgaaaatactTTCTTCTCCACTCGCCGATGTTTCATTGGCCCTGTAACTCGACACCGGTTATAAACAAAGAGTCCACAGTTTTGATCTCCTGTTCGACCCCCAATTCTTTGAAAACGCTTTCGATCGAAAATGTTCAGCCCCACATACCCTCTCATaccataaataattaacagtCGGCTCGATATTCACGTTAATTACTCATCCCGACCCATAATTATCAGTAATCAGCATTCATGAACGTAGAATGGCGACTTCAGGTAAGCGTTGAATCAAATTGTTGGTGAATTCAACAGGTTGTGGCCATTGTCGAGTCGAACGTATTGTCAATATCAGCCGAGAACTGAAGAAGACAATGGACAGAGGACAttactgaattttatttttatagtcCCCCATTGCACTTCCATTGTAAAGCAGAAACTGCTGAGAAAAGAAGATACTTTGACAGCCTTAATAGTCtctattcaacaatttttaatcactCAATTTTTCGCAATGAAAATGcctgaagaattaatttttttttctgcccgCAAGACCAAGAAGCCATCCAAGACCATTTCTCAAGAATCCGCGAGTGGCTGAACGCCCACCGAGACCTGTCCTATCCAGAAATTTTCTCACCGCTCTATAATGACGAGGACCGCATCAGACTAACCATCGCAATCCTCGGCGAGCACAGCCTCCTAGGGGGAGGCACACCCACCGAGAAGTCAGCGTACGCTCTCGGGAAGGACCTGAATTTGTCTCAGATACATGGCTCATCTGCAGATCATTTGCTCAGACACCGTAAGCGTGCTAAACATGACATCGTTATCCAGCTCTGTACACTGGCGATAATGTGCGCCCCAGTAGATTCCCAGGAACTTGCGATAGCCTACGGTAGACGTGCTGAGGCACTCCTTCAGGTGAAGCTATATGAGGACTGTCTCAAGGATGTGGAGAGAGCGGTGAAGTTGGAGTACCCACCGAGCCTAATGACGAAGCTTCTTCTGATAAAAACAAGGGCCCTGGCGAGTCTCTTCGAGGTTGACAGCATAATCGTGGAGAAGGCCATCGAGGAGACAAAGGCGTTGGCTAAAGAAATGAGTGGTAATAAAAGGGGGCCCATCACCTACGTTCTGAACCAGATCATCAGCGGAAAAGTCAAACGATCGAATCATGTCGTCAAGTGGAATGACGAGGGATCCCTTCCAGATTTCCCCCCTGGACATGTCGATAATGCAGAGCTTCCTGGAGCATCAGCAGCCATTGCCATTCGTTACTCCGGAAAATACGGGAGGCATGTTGTAGCCACCAGGGATATCGACGTAGGAGAGGTGTTGGCTGTCCAAATGCCTTATGCTGCAGTTCTTGAACTCGATAGGAGAAACACCAATTGCTGGTACTGCTTGAAGCAGACCTGGTCTGGCATTCCATGCGACGAGTGTGTTACTGTTCTTTTTTGCTCGGAAGAGTGCAAGGAAAGGGCTTGGTCGGAGTTTCATGACATCGAATGTAACATTCTCGGATTTATCATTACGGAGAAGATGGATATCACTGCTATCATGAGTGCCAGACTGCTCATCAAGGGGTGGCGGGAGGCTGGCAGCTGGGAGAGACTGAAGGAGAACATGGAGGCGATCGAATCTAATTCTGGTGAGATTTTGCAGATGTACTTATAGaaactcatcaattttttcacttcgaatttcgatttttattctgTACAATTGTTTATGTAAAACTATTTTgaccaaaaatttttaaccAGATTTAAGGACCAAAGGATTTACCTCCAACATTCTCGACAGTAAAAAATACACCAGTATTATTACCCTATCGGCATGTACTGAAAAACGATCGATGGAAGATCTCTTCAGACTGTCAGTGGGAGCAACAACTCTCGTATATACTCTAGCCACAATGACAACTATTTTCGGAGAAAAATTAGCAGGAGATCGTGACGTACTGCTGAGCCATCCGTGGGTCGTCTTCGCTGGGTCTATTCTCCTCAAACACACGCAGATTCATTCAGTCAATTCACAAATGGTGCAAattgttttcgtttttttaattctttgcCATTGATAGTTCATGTCATTTCAGAATGACTTATTTACTAGGCTTGTGAATGGGATCCCAAAGCAGGCAGCTCGTGGACACGTGCAATGGTTTTGATACCACTTTACGGACTCATCAATCACAGCTGCGATCCGTCAGTTAATTACACCTCGCATGGAAGATACATGGCGCTACACACAATTCGTCCAATTAAAAAGGGCGAACAGGTACATAAGTAAAGCCCCTGTTCCTTCAATTTCataagcaatgaaaaataatttattaaacattgaatactttttatatttatttcaagtaATCTAAAGTGAAGGATacagaattaatttgattagaagTGATATcgaatgaaacgaaaaaaattcaatttcgatCTCGTCCTGATTACGAAAGGATAAATTAAACTTTAATGAAAGTCTCCCTTATCTCCAGATTTTCGATCATCGAGGGGTCTcttttgcatcagttccctatGCCCAGAGGCAGCTCCAGAGACGCCAACTGTTTTTCTTCATGTGTGACTGCCTCCCATGCCAGCAGAACTGGCCAGAATTCAACGATCTGCCCTCCTACTCAGAGATGGACCTACCCAAGTCAGTTGTAGAGACCCTCGACACCATAATGTGTTCTCACAATGTCTTCAACATCATGCAGAGCCGTTCAACATTGGACAACAGTTCAGTCACACCACTTTCCTTAGTTGTCTTGATTGAAAACCTCAAAGAGCTGTATAAATACGTGCAGCAGCCGTGTCGAGAGATCGAGGAAGTCGTCAGGACTCTGGAACACATTTGGCTTCAGACTGGAAGTCGCTGCCAATCGCTGGATAGTTAGAGTaaagtaagagagttttataAAAGTATTATTCTTAAGAAAAGCTGATGTCCAAACTTTGATATACctttttatgtttattatattatatctTGTGTTGCCTTAACTACAGTTAGGGATTTTTTGCCTCAATAATGACAATATTGAGTAATAAATGGAAGACGTGGTgagaaaaaatgagataaCTATGTGTTTTGGGTGAAAAGACGGTAGATTAGCGTTATCCATGTTATAGACGAATCTATGtcatttattgattaatattattttttatgatcagTGAATATAGTAAAGGATGACAAGTATTCACGTGCTATATGGAAGCTCAACCTTTAAGATAAACGTCATTTTTTGCTCTGAACTTCATAACAATAATGAacatatcaattttattttgtcctCATGAAAATTCCACTATTTAAGCAGTAATCTGAATAATGACACTAAGGAGCAGTAAATAAAAGACGTACTGAAAaatggacatttttttatttgtataaagatattacaaaaattaataattcacttATAATTTAGTTTTGCTATGCAGTGGACGGTTTTgagtgatttttaaaatgatattccatacatttttataataacaaacGATAGTCATTCATATCTATGTAATATAACATTCTCAAGTCTACATAtgaatcatattttttatattatcaattataAAAGTACAAAGTCAATTCCCAAGGGAATTGTGGACGGATGATTTAACGAAACAACCAGTTACCCAGTTCTTACTTGGAGGTAATATCCCCACCACAGACTGAAGATCATCACTTCTTTGTGCGAGTGTTGTTCATAGTTACCAAAAACTTATCAGTAAACTTTGATATAGGAGCCAAGCTCAGTAACTACAATTATTTAGTAAAATATAACTCTGAAGTTTGATTTGAACGATTGTACTGAATTACTATGCCCTACTATGTACAGGCGGTCCAGCTTTTCTTTATCATTATGTAATCCAATGATTATCGGTCTATCTGTTCGGTAATCTATTAATTAAAGAACTAGTGAAGTAAAAGGTTATGACGAACTATACAAAATCGAGATTCTGTGGGAATTCATTAGGCGATATTAGTAGTAAATTGTCAAGGCACTAAAGATAATATCatggaaaatagaaaataatcgtATGTTTTGGGCGAAATATGATTATTCAGTAACGAAACTCGGAATTGTTCTATTTGAATTAAGACCTTCGAgtcaatgagaaaaattttgcaaaattttgatGGGTATGTTCTCTAATGAGTTATCATGATAGGATTAGACTATTTGTgctttaaaataaaatcaatttctcatGATTATTGTTAAAATATGAGAGATGGGAAAACCTATGTGAAACGTGTATGTGGAAACACTACTATAATCTCTAGAATCCCTTATTTTCGTTACATCTAAAGCTCTCTGGAAAATAGAACAACttttggagaaattttatgCAATGAAATAAAGTATGCAATTTGTCCATAACCTATCGATAGATTCAAACAATTCCCAAAACACAATAAAAACACATCGTCGACttctaaataaaattaacaatcTCTGAGCTCCAGAGAAAAGAATTCTCGTCTTCCAAAGACTTCCTAAACCTTCGGTGATCTCTAATGAAGTTCATCTCCTTTTAACCTATCCAATATTAAACTCGTGCCCTCTAAAATACCTGAAAACAGACACTAGAAGGGAGACCACCAGCACAATTCCAGAAGATTTTAGAATCGGCCCTGCATTATAAATCGAACAGTAGGGACACTGTGAACTTCCACAGACCTCGCAGATATTAAGAATATAAGTTGGTAAGGCGTCAAAGATGGTCTCGTTGAACCTCTCTGGTGCATAGTAGTCATAAACCCTAACAGGTAGATAGGCTGACATGTTGGCAACTGGGTACCACCTCTCAACAGTGAAATTGACACAGGTCTCCTCACTATCCAAATAATCAAAGTAGAACAGCACTTTTTTCTCACTCCACTGGAACCTCGCCCTCTGCAGATTCCTCACCATTCTGGACCTGGTGTACCTGTCCAAAGTTTGCTGTTGAATCATGTATCCCGTAGGAATAGTGACGTCCAACACTGCCATTCCTGATCTAGCAGACTCCTCAACATTAGTCCACCTTTGACAGCTCTTATAAACAATATGAGACTTGTTTCTACCCACGAAATCAGGTTTAACAACGAGATCAAATGCTTTGATAGGTGGCTGGGTCTGGAAACGTGGCTGATCAACATTGTATTGAACAGTCATCTGGAGAATAGCATACCCAGCCCCCTTAGCCTCGACTTTAACAGTTCCCCAGGCCTCAGGGATCTCAATGGGTTGTCTCTGAACTAGATTACTATCGTCAATCCTCAGAATCTTCGTTTTACCAGGCAATGAAGTAGCTTCAACGCTTACCACCAGAGAACTCACTTCCCTGATCCTAGACCTGACAGTGTAATCCATCAGACCCTTCATGGCCCAGGCTGTGTCCTGAGTTGATGCCCATCCACCATCGGTCAGCCTCTGGGCATTCAGCCACTTGACAATAGGCTCTATCATCACCTCTTGTCTTGCCACATGCACCAGCAAAGCATAAGCTGTCGTCTCGATGTTCTCAGAGTCGTATTCATATGGTAATCGGGGCAGTAAGAAGGGCTTATTATTCTCTATTTTATAAGGGGGTAGAGGTACATGCCGTCTTCCCCAGTAAGTGTACTCTCCCTCTCGTCTAGCATGCATGGATAGAAGATTGAATGCCTGTTCTGCTGATGCTGATTTCGAAAGAAGTAACGCGTATGCTGTGATTGCGATTTCATAGGGGGTTCCTTTAATCTCCAACAGGTTGAGATTCTGCTCTAgccattttgacgctttaacTGCAGCCAAAGCCACTTGTGACCCCAGACCACCAGTCAAATCCTTCACAGTCTCCAAGGTTATCAAAACATGAGCTGTTAGACTGATATTTCTCGACCTGATGATGCCCTCATCATCCTGCAGAgtgctatttatttttctgtctGGGAACCATGTCACCTCATAGAATGAACCGTGTACGGTTTGATGGCGAATGACCCAGGAAACAGCTTGAGCAATGACATCGGGATCGATGTAAAGGTAGTTCTCCCATTCGTAGAAACTCGCTTCCTGGAAAATCCTCGCGCAGAAGGCTGTAAGCCAAACACTTGGTGATGAATTGTTCCAGTCACTTCTGAAGAGACTGAATGAACCGTCTGGATTCATGAAGGACAATTGGCGCTGGTAACCTATGTTCATGTGGTAGAAACTGTCTTTCTCAACAGCTCTCTTACGTTGGTTTATCAGTCTCATGTGCAATGTTGTGTACATATTAACAGCAAAGCTGAACATGTTCTGCTCGGCACAATCCATGGGAAGTCCCATCAAACTAGTGGCATTGACCGGCATCGTTGGGAATATTGGTCCCACGACGTCTCCGACAACTGATATCGTAGCTTTATTCGAGCCGAAGACGTAGTAACGTTGCTCCGAATACGGGATAATCGGAGTCTCTGTGATATTGACGTGCATGTACTGGAACAGATATCCCCTGTTACTGAGATCCAGAAGTATAGACTCATGCCTGTACTGAGGGAGACCATCGGCTTCGACATGAAGATTCCTCTCCACCATATCGCGACCAATGATCGTCGTCGCATAGATCTTGACTTTGATGTCGCCAAGTCTCACTGGAACTATCGGAAGATACACAATCTCAGCGTCCTGTGCCGGGATCCAGATGAAGAACTGGTGTTCTCCGAAGGACGTCCTGGGATTGTATGATTGAACGATTCCATTCTCCTCGACGTGAACGAATTTGTAATCGTCAGAGCCCGCCAGGACCACCGTTGCTTCAATGTTGTACTTCATGTAGTTGAATACAGACACTCGAATGCCTATTTGTTCTCCCTGTCGACTCTTATCAGGCATTTCCACGTTGATGAAGAACGGAAGGACACCGGTGTACTCTAGAGCTCTTGGCAGCATTCCGAAGCCTCTGCTGGGACTCATGCTGAAGGCTGTTACCATCCAGTGAACCGGGCGCCTTGGAACATCGATATTGAAGATGTGACGGCCATGAGGACCGATATTTATATCCTTCCACAGCCAAACGTTCTCGTATTGCCGCTGAATTCGATTGAATCGGCTCTTGCGGAAGAGCGAGAGGTCGGTGGCGTTTCCTATCAAGCATCTTGCCTCATCTGTACCATCCTCACAGTCGAATATTCCgtcgcattttttttcgaatcgaTAACAACGAACTGAACCTGAAATGCATTCGGCGTAACCCTGAGTCCTGTTGCACATGTCGGGTTTCCTGTAGACGTAAGCGTCAGTGAAGACGACGAGACCAATATATTCGAAGGTCCTGTTAACGTCAATTCCGAAAGTGGAGGCTGGAAAGTGTACAATTTCGTCTGGATCACCGGCGTGGAAAACCCAGCTATGCGAGTGCGTTCCGTTGGTTTCCTCATCAAAGTGCGACATCTTGGAGATTACCTTGGCGTAGGTGAGCTCGTTGCCTGCTTGCATCGTGTAGAAAGCACGATCAGTTCCTGAGAGGGCGACGTACGCACCGGGTTCACCATAGATGGCGACTTCGACGCGCTCACCAGTGCGGGCTTTCTTGTTATTGATGAAGACAGTGAAGTTGTTGCGGGAGATGCCGTTAACAGGGACCGTCAGGGAGTCGGCGACGACGTCGCCGTATCTGCCGACGTGGTAGACCACTGCTGTAACCACTGGTGCCATTTCTGGACTCAAGGGAATTGAGAACGTTCTTATATTGTGCTCCATGATGTCCTGTCCACTGAGAACAATCGATCCCTTCGATAAAATCACGTAACTGAAGGTCTCAATGTAGAAGTTGGTTTGGACATGGAGAACCAGGTACTCGCCCACTTTGGCACTCTTCGTAGAGGTCGAGACTTTGATGTGCCTCTGCTCCGGTGATTCATGCGCTAGAAGACGAAGTTCAGCTTGTGCTCGGTGGCCTTCGCCATCTAGCAGGCTCGCATACACTCTCATCCCCGTGATGCCGTTGAGTTCCTGCTGGGCACGTCGGGGATCATCGAGAAGATTCAACTGTTTTCTCAGGTCAATTTTCACCTCCCAGATCGAGGGGTTCTCGTCAGTGGCTTTTAAATACTGCGTGTCGAGCTGTCTCCTCCCGTTTCTGGTCTCGATATCCGCTTTGATTTCCATTTGTGCGTTGAACAGCTGAGAGTCCCGTAGCATCGATCCATCGAAGAACGATGCCAGGACGTGCAGATCGAAGGCCATTGCTGGCTTGAACACCTGGGGTGAACCTCCGACGAAGTGGACACGAACACTCGAGTTGTAGATTCTGGCTGTTGAGTAGCCCACGACCACTTCGTCTAGGAATCTCTCGCCAACAGTTGCAATTATCGTTACTTCCATTCCGTCGAGTGATGGGGAGTACGCCAGGAGATCGGACATTGGATATTCAAATCTGTAAGTTCCATTGAAGAATCTCAACACGGGTGACGATCCATACCGATCAACAGTCTTAAACCAAGCTGGATAATACTCGTTAAAATTGAAAGATTGTTCCTGCATCACATAATTCTGGGCCCTGTATTTATCAATCGGCCGGTAACTAGCCTTCAGTGTCAAGTTCCCCCTGACAGGTGCTCCGGAGGTGTAATTCGCCTGAATAATACCATGAATAAAAGGATCTGTATCGAAGAAGAAAGCAGGCATGGTGACATTGACCTCGAATCTCGTCTGATAGTACTCCTCCACGACAAACTTAGTCTCCTCCACCTGTCCCTGCGCGATGATCTGAATGATCCAGTCCCCGTAGACCGGTTGATCGGACAATTGATAGGATAGAGAGACTGTGCCCAGGTTGCTCTGCCTGCTGAGCCACCTTCTCATGATCCTCCTGTTGGGGTCCAGCATGTAGACGTCGACGGGATCATTGAAAGCTTTGAGTTCCGTATTAATTGGAATTGCGCGGAAACGAACGGTCTGGCCCTGCATGTAGACAGGTTTGTCCAGTTGAATGAAGATAGTCATCGATCTCTGAGTGAAGTCCAATCTGGTCTCGTTGAGGAAGGCTTGACCGCCAGTGAGACCGTTGTACATCCCCTCAACTCTGAGTTTGTAGTCCCCTGGGATCGACGTGGGAGGCATCCGAAGCATTAAATTTTCTGGAATGCCTTCCTTCACGTCTTTGTAGTCAGCAGCTATCTCCACTCCGTTTCTCTGGATGGTCGCGCGAACTGTCATGGGAAGACTGGTGCGGAGGATGTCCACAGCCACACGGTAGATCTGACCAGGTCTGCACATGCGAGAGGCCACCACGAAGTAGGTTGCTTCTTTGAAAATTAGGTTGTCAGGGAGGCCAGGGGTACGTGAACCGGGGAAACCTGGGGACTGGTCCTGGCGATCATATGGACTCTGATCCGGACGGTCGAAGGGATTTCGGTAACCGAATGCTGGATTCTGGGGGTCGTTCTGGTCGTAACGAGGCCAGGAGTCGCGTGTGGATGTGTAAGGGTCGTCCGGCTGCTGCGCCACGGCAGAAGCCAGGATGAGGAGCAGCGGTAGGCGCCACATTTTATCTGGAAGGAGAAATTGAAAAGTGAGA from Diachasmimorpha longicaudata isolate KC_UGA_2023 chromosome 1, iyDiaLong2, whole genome shotgun sequence harbors:
- the LOC135168634 gene encoding SET and MYND domain-containing protein 4-like isoform X1; translation: MATSDQEAIQDHFSRIREWLNAHRDLSYPEIFSPLYNDEDRIRLTIAILGEHSLLGGGTPTEKSAYALGKDLNLSQIHGSSADHLLRHRKRAKHDIVIQLCTLAIMCAPVDSQELAIAYGRRAEALLQVKLYEDCLKDVERAVKLEYPPSLMTKLLLIKTRALASLFEVDSIIVEKAIEETKALAKEMSGNKRGPITYVLNQIISGKVKRSNHVVKWNDEGSLPDFPPGHVDNAELPGASAAIAIRYSGKYGRHVVATRDIDVGEVLAVQMPYAAVLELDRRNTNCWYCLKQTWSGIPCDECVTVLFCSEECKERAWSEFHDIECNILGFIITEKMDITAIMSARLLIKGWREAGSWERLKENMEAIESNSDLRTKGFTSNILDSKKYTSIITLSACTEKRSMEDLFRLSVGATTLVYTLATMTTIFGEKLAGDRDVLLSHPWVVFAGSILLKHTQIHSVNSQMACEWDPKAGSSWTRAMVLIPLYGLINHSCDPSVNYTSHGRYMALHTIRPIKKGEQIFDHRGVSFASVPYAQRQLQRRQLFFFMCDCLPCQQNWPEFNDLPSYSEMDLPKSVVETLDTIMCSHNVFNIMQSRSTLDNSSVTPLSLVVLIENLKELYKYVQQPCREIEEVVRTLEHIWLQTGSRCQSLDS
- the LOC135168634 gene encoding SET and MYND domain-containing protein 4-like isoform X2 — encoded protein: MATSDQEAIQDHFSRIREWLNAHRDLSYPEIFSPLYNDEDRIRLTIAILGEHSLLGGGTPTEKSAYALGKDLNLSQIHGSSADHLLRHRKRAKHDIVIQLCTLAIMCAPVDSQELAIAYGRRAEALLQVKLYEDCLKDVERAVKLEYPPSLMTKLLLIKTRALASLFEVDSIIVEKAIEETKALAKEMSGNKRGPITYVLNQIISGKVKRSNHVVKWNDEGSLPDFPPGHVDNAELPGASAAIAIRYSGKYGRHVVATRDIDVGEVLAVQMPYAAVLELDRRNTNCWYCLKQTWSGIPCDECVTVLFCSEECKERAWSEFHDIECNILGFIITEKMDITAIMSARLLIKGWREAGSWERLKENMEAIESNSDLRTKGFTSNILDSKKYTSIITLSACTEKRSMEDLFRLSVGATTLVYTLATMTTIFGEKLAGDRDVLLSHPWVVFAGSILLKHTQIHSVNSQMACEWDPKAGSSWTRAMVLIPLYGLINHSCDPSVNYTSHGRYMALHTIRPIKKGEQSPLSPDFRSSRGLFCISSLCPEAAPETPTVFLHV
- the Mcr gene encoding CD109 antigen, whose protein sequence is MWRLPLLLILASAVAQQPDDPYTSTRDSWPRYDQNDPQNPAFGYRNPFDRPDQSPYDRQDQSPGFPGSRTPGLPDNLIFKEATYFVVASRMCRPGQIYRVAVDILRTSLPMTVRATIQRNGVEIAADYKDVKEGIPENLMLRMPPTSIPGDYKLRVEGMYNGLTGGQAFLNETRLDFTQRSMTIFIQLDKPVYMQGQTVRFRAIPINTELKAFNDPVDVYMLDPNRRIMRRWLSRQSNLGTVSLSYQLSDQPVYGDWIIQIIAQGQVEETKFVVEEYYQTRFEVNVTMPAFFFDTDPFIHGIIQANYTSGAPVRGNLTLKASYRPIDKYRAQNYVMQEQSFNFNEYYPAWFKTVDRYGSSPVLRFFNGTYRFEYPMSDLLAYSPSLDGMEVTIIATVGERFLDEVVVGYSTARIYNSSVRVHFVGGSPQVFKPAMAFDLHVLASFFDGSMLRDSQLFNAQMEIKADIETRNGRRQLDTQYLKATDENPSIWEVKIDLRKQLNLLDDPRRAQQELNGITGMRVYASLLDGEGHRAQAELRLLAHESPEQRHIKVSTSTKSAKVGEYLVLHVQTNFYIETFSYVILSKGSIVLSGQDIMEHNIRTFSIPLSPEMAPVVTAVVYHVGRYGDVVADSLTVPVNGISRNNFTVFINNKKARTGERVEVAIYGEPGAYVALSGTDRAFYTMQAGNELTYAKVISKMSHFDEETNGTHSHSWVFHAGDPDEIVHFPASTFGIDVNRTFEYIGLVVFTDAYVYRKPDMCNRTQGYAECISGSVRCYRFEKKCDGIFDCEDGTDEARCLIGNATDLSLFRKSRFNRIQRQYENVWLWKDINIGPHGRHIFNIDVPRRPVHWMVTAFSMSPSRGFGMLPRALEYTGVLPFFINVEMPDKSRQGEQIGIRVSVFNYMKYNIEATVVLAGSDDYKFVHVEENGIVQSYNPRTSFGEHQFFIWIPAQDAEIVYLPIVPVRLGDIKVKIYATTIIGRDMVERNLHVEADGLPQYRHESILLDLSNRGYLFQYMHVNITETPIIPYSEQRYYVFGSNKATISVVGDVVGPIFPTMPVNATSLMGLPMDCAEQNMFSFAVNMYTTLHMRLINQRKRAVEKDSFYHMNIGYQRQLSFMNPDGSFSLFRSDWNNSSPSVWLTAFCARIFQEASFYEWENYLYIDPDVIAQAVSWVIRHQTVHGSFYEVTWFPDRKINSTLQDDEGIIRSRNISLTAHVLITLETVKDLTGGLGSQVALAAVKASKWLEQNLNLLEIKGTPYEIAITAYALLLSKSASAEQAFNLLSMHARREGEYTYWGRRHVPLPPYKIENNKPFLLPRLPYEYDSENIETTAYALLVHVARQEVMIEPIVKWLNAQRLTDGGWASTQDTAWAMKGLMDYTVRSRIREVSSLVVSVEATSLPGKTKILRIDDSNLVQRQPIEIPEAWGTVKVEAKGAGYAILQMTVQYNVDQPRFQTQPPIKAFDLVVKPDFVGRNKSHIVYKSCQRWTNVEESARSGMAVLDVTIPTGYMIQQQTLDRYTRSRMVRNLQRARFQWSEKKVLFYFDYLDSEETCVNFTVERWYPVANMSAYLPVRVYDYYAPERFNETIFDALPTYILNICEVCGSSQCPYCSIYNAGPILKSSGIVLVVSLLVSVFRYFRGHEFNIG